CTTTCATTCCCTCCTTTAAGGGCTCTGGGGTATTGTGAACAACGCTGGCCGCTCTCTGCCCATGGGTCCCACTGAGTGGATGAAAGTGGAAGACTTCCACAGCACGCTCAAGGTCAACATGAACGGTGTGATCGGCATGACCGTCACTTTCCTTCCCTTGGTCAAGAAAGCCCGAGGGCGCGTGGTCAACGTGGCATCTGTACTGGGCCGGGTGGCAGCAAACGGCGGCGGCTACTGCATGTCCAAGTTTGCCGTGGAGTCTTTCTCCGACTGTCTCAGGTGAGGAGGTCTTTGTTGTATCCATTTTCAATCCACAATGGAAAATCAAGACTAAAAGGTGTAcaagttatttttttatgaggcTATTATGTGATTTTCTAATGCTTACTGAGAAACTCCAGTGTAATTTGGTCATATAgcctgtattttgttttgtattttcatctGACACTATGATTCAAATATGAAACTTTAGGcttcttttttacatttttgttaacttaacaggggtgtcaaactcatttcacatggtgggccacatacggcctcggtagatgtcaagtgggccggatcattaaaaaaccaaaacaatatgtctgtcctttgttttggtataaagaagcacaagaacattaggacaatgttgaaatttaatgaacatatcttttacaaaacatttcaagaagCACATTAcatttccttcgacaaatgtgcaatttacttttatcattcacatatatgcattgcaactgatcccactgattgtataaactttaacaagtaatttgtattgaaaaatatagtaatgcactttaagattaaacgagaaaggaagttttaaaccatttacacatgcatAGAAAATCTAAacgtaatccctgcctacaccttacaaactaaggagagtgctattaaatgtgtaattgtgagagtgctattgatagcgtctgctgtcatgggtctgtctcagtgacgtactgaggctgctgttgtcttctgaactgatcaaaacagtgtcccctagcggatacgcAGTGAATtccaccttattaaaaatattaattctgtgtcttttatgcatttttttcacttttaaattatcctgcgggcctgactgaacctccttgggggccggtaccggcccccgggccgtattattgacacccctgacttaaaacaaagaaactgaAAGATTTAATAATTATtgcctttttccattttttgtttatggaaaatggaaagaatGGTACATTTTGATGACGTTTTTCTTAAAACACCAGGGAGCTCTTTTAGattgagaaaaatatttttatatacagtatcccctttaaaatgttaatgtaaTGTTCAACAGTAAAACAGATATAAATAGGaaatgattgtctttctacaataCTGTCGGCGTAAAATAATAACATGTGATGGCCCGTCCACAGGAGAGATATCAATTACTTTGGGGTGAACGTGTGCATCATTGAGCCGGGCTTCTTCAAGACAGCTGTGACCAACCTCGAGCCCATCGAGAGGGAACTGCACCGCTTGTGGAACCAGCTCAGCCCTGAAGTGCAAGCAAGCTACGGAGACAAATACTTGGACAAGTGTGAGTGGGCTGTTTAAGTAGGATCACAAACAATTTACAATGCACTCACCTGCCAAAATATGAGTTACATCCTTTGCAATCGCATGACATCCAAACATAGTCGACAAAGATAATATTATTGAGCTTTGATTCTCAAACATTTTGAGGGCAAATAGGAATGTAGTGCAGtcattggtgtcaaggaagtactGTACCTTATAttctgcactaaaaggcgcGACTAAAAGcctttcattttcttaaaagctcagagCGCGCCTTACAAActgatgtgccttgtgtatggtcattacggtaatttttcgaccccaaaatggttcCATGCTCGatacatgctgacaacgcagagttcaaacgtaaggcgatcggttacgcagttgaacacggaaatagagcagcggcaagagagttcaactttaacgagtcaatgttataagtTGCTGTTGGTTacgtgaactgtgtcgctgctttattaaataagctttgctgacatctgatcgttctgatggtgtttccttgagcgtagctccctCTCGTGggtgcattgtagattgcgtcttataatgcagtgcgctcaatgtatgaaaaaaattacaaaataggccattcattgaaggtgcgcctcataatccagtctGCCTTTTAGTGTGGGAAATACGGTATGTTAAAGTGATACATCTTGAGACAAGCATTGTACTATGTGTTGATGCATGACATTCAGGGGGGACTTTGCCTCATGTGCATGTACATTACAGCTAAAATGAAGTAAAACGACTCACCAGTCAATGATTGATGGATTGCAGACATTAGGATCCAGCGCTTCATCATGAACGCCATCTGCGATACGGACCTGACCAAGGTGACAGGCTGCATGGAGCACGCGTTGACCGCTGTGTACCCTCGGACCCGCTACAGCGCCGGGTGGGACGCCAAGCTCCTGTGGATCCCGTTGTCGTATATGCCGTCCTGCGTGGTGGATATCGGACTCAAGCTGGTTCTGCCCCGTCCGTCCAAGAGTGTGTGACCACTCACAACTTGAGTCGTTCACCCTGGCATAGAGGATGCTGTGAAGCAAGTAATACTTATCTGAAATGCAAATTAATTAGTCTATAATTacaaatatatttatacatTAGGTGCATAATGCCACTAATTTAAACTGAATAAATATGCTTCTCTTATGTGACTTGATATATGGCTCCTTCATATGAAGAGCTGTGGGTACTCAAACGCATACACTTAAATAAAGACAGTTTTTCAATAATGGCGCTGTGTACAACATAATAAAAATAGGTCACTTTCTATGTTGTAGTAGTTTATGTAGCAGTAAAAAGTGAAGCGGCACCTGTACTTGAGATTAAATTACAAAAACAGTTGTAAACAATTTAAATTACTTTTCTCGACTTCAAAACTTTTTCAATGTAACAACAGTAATACaatgtttttcaatctttttcaagcccaggcacatttctttcattgaaaaaataccGTGGCACACCACTAcccgaaaatgtgaa
The DNA window shown above is from Hippocampus zosterae strain Florida chromosome 9, ASM2543408v3, whole genome shotgun sequence and carries:
- the rdh5 gene encoding retinol dehydrogenase 5; amino-acid sequence: MEFVYELLGDNAWLYISATFAVLWIAAWLYRDSLEIEDVSNKYVFVSGCDSGFGNLLCKKLERKGFHVLAGCLTEKGAEELKKMTGPYLKTVLLDVSSQDSIQKAMEWTKKEVGDSGLWGIVNNAGRSLPMGPTEWMKVEDFHSTLKVNMNGVIGMTVTFLPLVKKARGRVVNVASVLGRVAANGGGYCMSKFAVESFSDCLRRDINYFGVNVCIIEPGFFKTAVTNLEPIERELHRLWNQLSPEVQASYGDKYLDKYIRIQRFIMNAICDTDLTKVTGCMEHALTAVYPRTRYSAGWDAKLLWIPLSYMPSCVVDIGLKLVLPRPSKSV